In the genome of Streptomyces collinus, one region contains:
- a CDS encoding response regulator, translating to MTIRVLIADDQMMVREGFSVLLNAMPDIEVVGEAVNGREAVTKVRELAPDVVLMDIRMPELNGIEATREIVAADGAAKVLVLTTFDLDEYVYQALRAGASGFLLKDASARQLADGVKVVASGEALLAPSVTRRLITEFSKLSEKPHLMPSAHAAHGDLTERETEVLVLIAQGLSNSEIAGRLVVAESTIKTHVSRILVKLGLRDRTQAAVFAYEARLVTPG from the coding sequence ATGACCATCCGCGTCCTGATCGCCGACGACCAGATGATGGTGCGCGAGGGGTTCTCGGTCCTGCTGAACGCGATGCCGGACATCGAGGTCGTCGGGGAGGCGGTGAACGGCCGGGAGGCCGTCACCAAGGTCCGCGAGCTCGCCCCGGACGTGGTGCTGATGGACATCCGCATGCCCGAGCTGAACGGCATCGAGGCGACCCGCGAGATCGTGGCCGCCGACGGCGCGGCGAAGGTGCTGGTGCTCACCACCTTCGACCTCGACGAGTACGTGTACCAGGCGCTGCGCGCGGGTGCCTCCGGCTTCCTCCTCAAGGACGCCTCGGCCCGGCAGCTGGCCGACGGAGTGAAGGTCGTGGCCTCCGGGGAGGCGCTCCTGGCCCCCTCGGTGACCAGGCGCCTGATCACCGAGTTCTCCAAGCTCTCCGAGAAGCCGCACCTCATGCCCTCCGCCCACGCGGCCCACGGTGACCTCACCGAGCGGGAGACGGAGGTGCTGGTCCTCATCGCGCAGGGCCTGTCGAACTCGGAGATCGCGGGGCGGCTGGTCGTCGCCGAGTCCACGATCAAGACGCATGTCAGCCGGATCCTGGTGAAGCTGGGCCTCAGGGACCGGACGCAGGCGGCGGTGTTCGCGTACGAGGCGCGGCTGGTGACGCCCGGCTAG